One region of Salvelinus namaycush isolate Seneca chromosome 3, SaNama_1.0, whole genome shotgun sequence genomic DNA includes:
- the LOC120034869 gene encoding proline-rich protein 15-like protein A isoform X2, with the protein MADPSPGWWKLTFLRKKKSEPKVLYEIPAEYGSNTTPHGGAPGPVEGATEDSQLNARLERIVDKTTTKGRHVKVSHSGRFKEKKKVRATLAETPDLFPGHEPSNENL; encoded by the coding sequence atgGCTGACCCATCGCCTGGCTGGTGGAAGCTCACCTTCCTACGTAAGAAGAAGTCGGAGCCCAAGGTTCTGTACGAGATCCCAGCGGAGTACGGCAGCAATACCACACCCCACGGTGGAGCGCCCGGGCCAGTAGAGGGCGCCACAGAGGACAGCCAGTTGAACGCCCGTCTGGAGAGGATAGTGGATAAGACCACCACCAAGGGACGCCATGTCAAAGTGTCCCACTCAGGACGTTTTAAAGAGAAGAAGAAGGTCAGGGCCACGTTAGCAGAAACCCCCGATCTGTTCCCTGGTCACGAGCCTAGCAACGAGAACCTCTGA
- the LOC120034869 gene encoding proline-rich protein 15-like protein A isoform X1, whose translation MSCTMLVGCPLLGNAPPFFHPALPPLSVCVVMADPSPGWWKLTFLRKKKSEPKVLYEIPAEYGSNTTPHGGAPGPVEGATEDSQLNARLERIVDKTTTKGRHVKVSHSGRFKEKKKVRATLAETPDLFPGHEPSNENL comes from the exons ATGTCATGTACAATGCTGGTTGGATGCCCTCTGCTGGGTAAT GCCCCTCCATTCTTCCAtcccgctctccctcctctctctgtgtgtgtggtcatgGCTGACCCATCGCCTGGCTGGTGGAAGCTCACCTTCCTACGTAAGAAGAAGTCGGAGCCCAAGGTTCTGTACGAGATCCCAGCGGAGTACGGCAGCAATACCACACCCCACGGTGGAGCGCCCGGGCCAGTAGAGGGCGCCACAGAGGACAGCCAGTTGAACGCCCGTCTGGAGAGGATAGTGGATAAGACCACCACCAAGGGACGCCATGTCAAAGTGTCCCACTCAGGACGTTTTAAAGAGAAGAAGAAGGTCAGGGCCACGTTAGCAGAAACCCCCGATCTGTTCCCTGGTCACGAGCCTAGCAACGAGAACCTCTGA